GATGGCACCGCAACCGCTCCGCGAGGATTACCTGCTTACCGGCGCACTGGAGCCTACCAACGAACCGTACGCCGTGGCCAAAATTGCAGGCATTAAGCTGTGCGAAGCCTACCGCGATCAGTACGGGGCCAACTTTATTTCGGTGATGCCCACCAATCTCTACGGCCCCAACGACAACTACGACCTGAAAAACTCACACGTATTGCCGGCCTTGATTCGCAAGTTTCACGAGGCCAAAATGGCCGGATTGCCGTCGGTTGAGATCTGGGGAACAGGTAGTCCGAAGCGTGAATTTTTGCACAGCGACGACCTCGCCGAGGCATGTGTGTTTCTGATGGAAAGCTACAGCGGCCGCGATTTTGTGAACATCGGAACAGGCCAGGATATCGCCATTGGCGACCTCGCCTTGCTCGTCAAAAACATTGTAGGCTTTGAAGGCGAGCTTACCTTTGATACCGCCAAACCCGACGGCACACCGCGCAAACTCATGGATGTTTCGCGCCTGCACGCGTTGGGCTGGAAACATCGCATTGATCTGGAAAGCGGCATCCGCAGCGTGTACCAACAATACAAGGCTAACCTTGAAGCCCCGGCTGCTTCATAGCTACTCCGCAGGTGCTCTGCTTATCCTGCTGCTGTGTTTGGCGCAACAAAGCGCAGCGCAGCACATCAACTATCGCTTGCAGCGCGATATCATGCTTCAGGTTGAGAAAGCCGTGGTGAAAGACACCCAATGGGTACACCTTGGCGACCGCCCTATCCCCATGCACAAGGTAAACCCCGATCGCATGGGGCTTTATGGAACAGATACGGCTGAGTATTACTACACCTTTACCGACCTGCTTTTGTCCAAACACCTCGTGCACATCCGCAAAAAGGATTTTGAGGTGATGATAGATCCGCTCTTTAATTTTCAGTTTGGCGATGACTTTGGCGACAGTTTGCGCACCGAGCGGGAACAAAACATTCGCACCAATACACGGGGCTTTTTAATTCAGGGAAACATCACCGACAAGGTGTCTTTCATGACCTCGTTTTACGAAAACCAGGCTGTGTTCCCCTTGTATGTGCGGCAGTTTGTGGGCGAGCGCAACGTGGTGCCGGGCATGGGGCGCGTAAAACCTTTTGGAGAGATAGGGCACGACTTTGCGATGGCTACAGGCTACGTTGTTGTGGCCCCTGCAGACTTTGTACGCATTCAATACGGCCACGACAAAAACTTTGTGGGGCACGGCTACCGCTCTCTGCTCTTGTCAGACAATACATTGAACTATCCGCACCTTCGCATTACCTGGAGTGCATGGAAAAACCGCATTCAGTACACCAGCGTGTTTGGCAAGATTCACAGCCTCCGCCGCATGCCTATGGGCGAAACGCGCGAGCCCAACTTTGCTCCGAAAGGTTTTAGCTATAACTACCTGAGCATTATGCCCTGGCGCTTTATTGAAATTGGTTTCTATGAAGCCTTCGTGTGGCGCATGTACGATGTTGAAACCGAAACCCGAACGCCCTTTATCGGCAGCACCATCAACCCCTTTATTTTCACCAACGCCGCGGGCTATGGTTTAGACGACACCAACAACGGAGTGGTGGGTATGAATCTGCGCATTCAACCTACGCGTTTTCTCCAGTTTTATGGGCAGCTGATGCTCGATGACCCCAATACCGACAAGTACGGCTACCAGGTGGGTCTTAAGATTTTTGATGCCTTTATTCCCAACCTCGATTTGCAGGCCGAGTTCAACCGCGTTACGCCGTTCACTTACGGCACTCCCGACCCCC
This genomic interval from Cryomorphaceae bacterium contains the following:
- a CDS encoding GDP-L-fucose synthase → MEKTAKIYVAGHRGMVGSAIERKLREQGFNNIVTRSSAELDLRNQQAVHDFFAAEKPQYVFLAAAKVGGILANNSYRAEFLYDNLMIEVNVIHAAYESGVKKLMFLGSSCIYPKMAPQPLREDYLLTGALEPTNEPYAVAKIAGIKLCEAYRDQYGANFISVMPTNLYGPNDNYDLKNSHVLPALIRKFHEAKMAGLPSVEIWGTGSPKREFLHSDDLAEACVFLMESYSGRDFVNIGTGQDIAIGDLALLVKNIVGFEGELTFDTAKPDGTPRKLMDVSRLHALGWKHRIDLESGIRSVYQQYKANLEAPAAS